The bacterium genome includes a window with the following:
- a CDS encoding MFS transporter translates to MLKSVNKIIKVLVLGDAFLNSGWGLIAPVFAIYIIQNIKGGDIMVAGFAAAVYWIVKSIIQMPFAKYLDRNHGEKDDFYAVFFGLLLVSLVPLGYMVSTLPWHIYAFQILYAIGMALVVPAWFGLYTRHIDKGKEAYEWSVYSTSFGFIAGISGAIGGVIAAAIGFKIIFLLISFFTIMAATIFYSLRDEITAVHIHNTSVKAVDVPAEKLRF, encoded by the coding sequence ATGCTTAAGTCGGTAAATAAAATTATTAAAGTTTTAGTGCTCGGAGACGCTTTTTTGAATAGCGGCTGGGGTTTGATAGCGCCTGTTTTTGCGATTTATATAATTCAAAATATCAAGGGAGGGGATATAATGGTGGCAGGTTTTGCCGCAGCGGTTTATTGGATCGTGAAAAGCATTATTCAGATGCCATTCGCGAAATATCTCGACAGGAACCATGGAGAAAAGGATGATTTTTATGCGGTATTTTTTGGCTTATTGCTGGTCAGCTTGGTTCCTTTGGGCTATATGGTTTCGACGCTGCCATGGCACATATACGCGTTTCAAATTTTGTACGCGATCGGGATGGCATTGGTGGTTCCTGCCTGGTTCGGGCTTTATACCAGGCATATTGATAAAGGGAAAGAAGCGTATGAATGGAGCGTTTATAGCACTTCTTTTGGTTTTATAGCGGGGATTTCCGGCGCTATTGGCGGAGTGATCGCGGCGGCGATCGGATTCAAGATTATTTTTTTACTGATCAGCTTTTTTACGATTATGGCGGCGACCATTTTTTATTCCCTTCGCGACGAGATCACAGCGGTTCATATTCATAATACCAGTGTAAAAGCGGTCGATGTGCCAGCTGAAAAATTGCGTTTTTAG
- the secE gene encoding preprotein translocase subunit SecE, whose protein sequence is MNIIEKPINFFKEVKIELTKVTFLSREDLIKNTMSVILVSIAFSIFLGGVDYIFMYLIKTFLLKI, encoded by the coding sequence ATGAATATTATAGAAAAACCGATTAATTTTTTTAAGGAAGTAAAAATAGAGCTTACTAAAGTAACCTTTCTTTCAAGAGAGGACCTGATCAAGAATACCATGTCCGTTATTTTGGTCAGTATCGCATTTTCTATTTTTTTAGGCGGAGTGGATTATATTTTTATGTATTTAATCAAGACGTTTTTATTGAAAATTTAA
- the nusG gene encoding transcription termination/antitermination protein NusG, which produces MSKQVQQGKNWYAIHTYSGYEDNVTRNLMQRIESMGMEDKILNVLVPKEKKIKIKAGKRKIIEERIFPGYVLVEMIVTDDSWYVVRNTPNVTGFVGSGTTPTAVSPEEIEVIKKRMGVSEPKYKIDVAKDDAVKIVDGPFKGFDGKVSEVDEEKGKIKVLVSMFGRETPIELDFLQIKKI; this is translated from the coding sequence ATGTCAAAACAAGTACAACAAGGCAAGAATTGGTACGCGATCCATACTTATTCGGGTTATGAAGACAACGTGACGCGAAATTTAATGCAGCGCATTGAATCTATGGGTATGGAGGATAAGATCCTCAATGTATTAGTGCCAAAAGAAAAGAAGATAAAGATCAAAGCGGGAAAAAGAAAGATCATCGAAGAAAGAATTTTCCCCGGTTATGTTTTGGTGGAAATGATCGTCACCGATGATTCTTGGTACGTGGTTAGGAACACGCCGAATGTTACCGGATTTGTCGGTTCGGGCACGACTCCTACCGCGGTTTCGCCGGAAGAAATTGAAGTTATAAAAAAGAGAATGGGCGTTTCGGAACCTAAATACAAGATCGATGTGGCAAAAGACGATGCGGTAAAAATTGTCGATGGTCCTTTCAAGGGATTTGACGGCAAGGTAAGCGAAGTGGACGAAGAAAAAGGAAAGATAAAAGTTTTGGTTTCTATGTTTGGCAGAGAAACACCGATCGAATTAGACTTTTTACAAATTAAGAAAATATAA
- the rplK gene encoding 50S ribosomal protein L11, whose protein sequence is MAKEIKTKIKLQIPAMKATPAPPVGPALGQHGLNIQDFCTKFNAATKAMAGDIVPVEITVFVDKTYTFILKTPPAAELLKKAAGIEKGSGEPNKKKVGKVTNEQIREIAEKKMKDLNANDIEAAMKIIKGTARNMGITIAEK, encoded by the coding sequence ATGGCAAAAGAAATAAAAACAAAAATCAAGCTTCAAATTCCGGCGATGAAAGCGACTCCGGCTCCTCCGGTTGGTCCGGCGCTCGGACAGCACGGGCTTAATATCCAGGATTTTTGCACGAAATTCAACGCCGCGACCAAAGCGATGGCCGGTGATATCGTTCCTGTTGAAATAACCGTTTTTGTCGACAAAACTTATACTTTTATTCTTAAAACCCCTCCGGCCGCCGAATTGCTCAAAAAAGCCGCGGGAATAGAAAAAGGTTCCGGCGAGCCTAATAAGAAAAAAGTCGGGAAAGTGACAAACGAACAGATCAGAGAAATAGCGGAGAAAAAAATGAAAGATCTGAATGCCAATGATATTGAAGCCGCGATGAAGATAATCAAAGGTACGGCGCGAAATATGGGAATAACAATTGCAGAAAAATAA
- the rplA gene encoding 50S ribosomal protein L1, giving the protein MARSKRYKKLESKVDKTKIYDIDEAFKALKDLASAKFDEAVEVHVKLGIDASKADQAIRGMVSLPNGTGKTKKIAVFAESAKGEEAKKAGADIVGGEDLIAKIKQTGKIEFDIAVATPDMMKKLAPIAKILGPKGLMPSPKTETVTMDIAKVVGELKKGKAEFRSDDSGNVHISIGKISFDPAKLRENFIEFLSTLKNTRPAATKGEFIKGAAISTTMGPSLKVNFSVKK; this is encoded by the coding sequence ATGGCTCGATCAAAAAGATACAAAAAACTAGAGAGTAAAGTCGATAAAACGAAAATTTACGATATTGATGAAGCTTTCAAGGCTTTAAAAGATTTAGCCAGCGCTAAATTCGATGAAGCGGTTGAAGTTCATGTTAAATTGGGAATTGACGCTTCGAAAGCCGATCAAGCGATCAGAGGAATGGTCAGTTTGCCGAATGGAACGGGCAAGACAAAAAAAATCGCCGTATTCGCGGAAAGCGCGAAAGGCGAAGAGGCAAAAAAAGCCGGCGCTGATATAGTCGGCGGGGAAGATCTGATCGCGAAAATAAAACAAACGGGAAAGATCGAATTTGATATCGCGGTGGCCACTCCCGATATGATGAAAAAACTGGCTCCGATCGCCAAAATTTTGGGTCCCAAAGGCTTGATGCCTTCGCCGAAAACGGAAACCGTGACTATGGATATCGCGAAAGTTGTCGGCGAGCTTAAAAAAGGCAAAGCCGAATTTCGTTCCGATGATTCGGGAAACGTGCATATTTCTATCGGGAAGATATCTTTTGATCCGGCAAAACTCAGGGAAAATTTCATTGAATTCTTGAGTACTTTGAAAAATACCCGGCCTGCCGCCACCAAAGGCGAATTTATCAAGGGAGCGGCGATCTCGACCACTATGGGTCCGTCTTTAAAAGTTAATTTTTCAGTAAAAAAATAA
- a CDS encoding DUF4430 domain-containing protein, whose protein sequence is MFKINLKNVLRIILIGLGILLVIIALGVISSRVASKDSNIKIEYTISDTSSTTVFEALKSHTEKNKIELTYNYNFPKLGVLVDSIVGIKSGTDNKYWQYYVNDKLGEVAADKKEIKAGDKVEWKFEKVPEF, encoded by the coding sequence ATGTTTAAAATCAATTTAAAAAATGTTTTAAGGATTATATTGATAGGTTTGGGAATATTGCTGGTGATCATTGCTCTTGGAGTTATCAGCTCGAGAGTCGCAAGTAAGGATAGCAATATAAAAATTGAATACACGATTAGTGATACAAGCAGCACGACGGTTTTTGAAGCTTTAAAAAGCCATACTGAAAAGAATAAAATTGAATTAACATATAATTATAACTTTCCGAAGCTTGGCGTTCTGGTTGATAGTATTGTCGGAATAAAAAGCGGTACGGATAATAAATATTGGCAGTATTATGTCAATGATAAACTGGGCGAGGTGGCGGCGGATAAGAAGGAAATAAAAGCGGGCGATAAGGTGGAATGGAAATTTGAAAAAGTGCCGGAATTCTAA
- a CDS encoding adenylyltransferase/cytidyltransferase family protein, with protein MDKFDMSYKVITDYKKLSEIINAYKILGKKIVCTIGSWDMLHIGHLRYLHKAKSEGDILIVGADSDRAIKLYKNNPLRPVIPEDERMEMLSYQNFVDYVTLVDDVDDKGAWQMKLLKMAHPDVFVAVKESYPPNQIKEIKKYVKTMKILKRQAEKTSTTLIIERTFKKRLEYVLSNAKL; from the coding sequence ATGGATAAATTCGACATGAGCTATAAGGTTATTACGGATTATAAAAAATTATCGGAAATAATCAATGCTTATAAAATTCTGGGTAAAAAGATAGTGTGCACGATTGGGTCTTGGGATATGCTGCATATCGGGCATTTACGGTATTTGCATAAGGCTAAAAGCGAAGGGGATATTTTGATCGTCGGCGCGGACAGCGACCGGGCGATCAAGCTTTACAAAAATAATCCTTTGAGGCCGGTGATCCCGGAAGACGAAAGAATGGAAATGTTGAGCTATCAGAATTTTGTGGATTATGTGACGCTTGTTGACGATGTGGACGATAAAGGCGCGTGGCAGATGAAACTTTTGAAAATGGCGCATCCGGATGTATTTGTGGCGGTTAAGGAAAGTTATCCGCCGAATCAGATCAAAGAGATCAAGAAATATGTCAAAACAATGAAAATTCTCAAGCGCCAGGCGGAAAAAACTTCCACCACGCTTATTATCGAGAGGACATTCAAAAAAAGACTGGAGTATGTTTTATCCAACGCTAAATTATAA
- a CDS encoding HIT domain-containing protein, which yields MLKKVVDLRFAKTKDYRKTLETIQKKGKCPFCPENFIYHKNPILKKNGDWLITLSSWPYKNSEYHFLIISLRHKEKFSALELADFGSVMKLVVWAEKKFKIKGGGLVLRFGDTAYTGSTVCHLHFHLIVPKLNKKTKRANAVWFPIG from the coding sequence ATGCTTAAAAAAGTTGTTGATCTGAGGTTCGCGAAAACCAAGGATTATCGGAAAACTCTGGAAACTATCCAGAAAAAAGGCAAGTGTCCGTTTTGTCCGGAAAATTTTATTTATCACAAAAACCCGATATTGAAAAAAAACGGCGATTGGCTGATTACCTTGAGCAGCTGGCCGTATAAGAATTCCGAATATCATTTTTTGATCATCAGTTTGCGGCATAAGGAAAAATTTAGCGCTCTTGAGCTGGCTGATTTTGGGAGCGTAATGAAGTTGGTAGTTTGGGCGGAGAAAAAATTTAAGATCAAGGGAGGGGGACTGGTTTTGCGTTTTGGCGATACGGCTTATACGGGTTCGACCGTCTGTCATTTGCATTTCCATTTAATCGTGCCAAAGTTAAACAAAAAAACCAAGCGGGCAAATGCGGTTTGGTTTCCGATAGGGTGA
- a CDS encoding deaminase has protein sequence MKKFTNSILIIGEFSVFHKGYADFLAEMSQNKHSKFFVGILGDNLIKYLTALEPDIRKVSAEDAERIINSFLGAEKYFTVEKDNFADIIKEISPEKIIILKGDKSENFAEKYLGNYKDIIEYFDIRLRWKDSRVQEFKKEVSDIPPKELAEYQGFMTEAQAEAEKSKCWWRQVGAVAVKDGKVIFKGFNRMMPNDDECYKIGCIRDPIAPGKSPEICSVTHAEATIISLAANEGASLKGATLFVTHFPCPACAKLVALSGFKKLVYTRGSSVFDGERVMASGGVDIIKI, from the coding sequence ATGAAAAAATTTACAAATTCAATTTTAATTATCGGCGAGTTTTCGGTATTTCACAAAGGTTATGCCGATTTTTTGGCTGAAATGAGTCAGAATAAGCACAGTAAATTTTTTGTCGGGATTTTGGGGGATAATCTGATCAAATATCTGACCGCGCTTGAACCGGATATCAGGAAGGTTTCAGCGGAAGATGCCGAGCGGATAATAAATTCATTTTTAGGCGCGGAAAAATATTTTACGGTTGAAAAAGACAATTTCGCCGATATTATCAAGGAGATCAGCCCTGAAAAAATAATCATTTTAAAAGGCGACAAAAGCGAAAATTTCGCGGAAAAATATCTCGGAAATTATAAAGATATTATAGAATATTTTGATATTAGATTGCGATGGAAAGATTCGCGCGTTCAGGAATTTAAAAAAGAAGTTTCGGATATTCCTCCAAAAGAATTAGCGGAATATCAGGGCTTTATGACCGAAGCTCAAGCGGAAGCGGAAAAATCCAAATGCTGGTGGCGGCAAGTCGGGGCGGTGGCGGTAAAAGACGGAAAAGTGATATTTAAGGGATTCAACAGGATGATGCCCAATGACGATGAATGTTATAAAATCGGCTGTATTCGCGACCCTATCGCTCCAGGAAAAAGCCCGGAGATTTGCAGTGTTACTCATGCCGAGGCAACGATCATTTCTTTGGCGGCCAATGAAGGCGCGTCTTTGAAAGGCGCGACATTGTTTGTCACTCACTTTCCTTGTCCGGCTTGCGCGAAATTGGTAGCTTTGTCGGGGTTTAAAAAACTTGTCTATACCCGCGGTTCATCGGTTTTCGACGGGGAAAGAGTGATGGCCAGCGGGGGAGTTGACATAATTAAGATTTAG
- a CDS encoding NUDIX hydrolase: MKKNNKKLEFPPQKTYFVASMVLINEEGQLLLTKEKNNRNIWTVPGGEVDYKAKEQFLDAAIRETKEEVDVSVDPREAQLIDVRISYAEGDNPYKKHNIFILIATCIAHFSPKQKITLKRSFDALERKYDVKDFIWIAPEEISKKKIKVHKNFIKTIPIINQWIEKYGKG; the protein is encoded by the coding sequence ATGAAGAAGAATAACAAAAAACTGGAATTTCCGCCGCAAAAAACTTATTTTGTTGCTTCAATGGTATTGATAAACGAAGAAGGACAGCTTTTACTGACCAAAGAAAAAAATAATCGCAATATTTGGACTGTTCCGGGCGGGGAAGTTGATTATAAGGCAAAAGAGCAATTTTTGGACGCGGCTATCCGTGAAACGAAAGAGGAGGTTGATGTTTCGGTTGATCCTCGCGAAGCGCAATTGATCGATGTCAGGATCTCTTATGCCGAAGGAGATAATCCTTACAAAAAGCATAATATTTTTATTTTGATTGCGACTTGCATAGCGCATTTTTCCCCAAAGCAAAAAATAACGCTTAAAAGATCTTTTGACGCTTTGGAGCGTAAATATGACGTGAAAGATTTTATTTGGATCGCGCCGGAAGAGATCTCGAAGAAAAAAATAAAAGTGCATAAAAATTTTATCAAAACGATTCCGATAATCAACCAATGGATCGAAAAATATGGAAAAGGATAA
- a CDS encoding thymidylate synthase, whose product MEKDKQKTKFACAGDIGWPIYYSDSLIKGNPESEIGITTLWTPAKLIADKIDPKLFSVVGQLYSKEGINFILRNILANPRIRYIIVCGTELSGSGKALVDFFAKGVDKDNNIIGNDFAAIHKEIPLEAIEMVRKNVKCENLIGVADAEKIIEKIKNYKPEGKPFSEPQTFPEPKNDLAVSFPGEDTVFPIRHKYIGGAWLEILKHIQRFGTIRNNFYGGSVREIFNIAAVVTDEDSFNPKIFPYMQVCKKEIEKYCQYILNGNKGDEVYTYGERLWNYKGINQVEDVIIPYLKKYPTDRAAVAMMFDLAVDHKASRAPCMCMVQAATLGDKLNLTAYFRSHAVFSGWVLNAFGLRRLQKYIADKLNLKIGTLTVFSNCAHIYDNEWSAAEKIVKDHGNNFEVILDPRGYFMISLDKKEIVAKHYSPDGRFLEEFRQDGMIPKSAMALYAKLAAANTVSVISHAFDLGVELEKAEFAIKLGLEYSQDKELKF is encoded by the coding sequence ATGGAAAAGGATAAGCAAAAAACAAAATTCGCTTGCGCCGGCGATATCGGCTGGCCGATATATTATTCGGATAGCCTGATCAAGGGTAATCCGGAAAGCGAAATTGGAATTACTACTCTTTGGACGCCGGCGAAATTAATCGCGGACAAGATCGACCCAAAGCTTTTTTCCGTGGTCGGTCAGCTCTATTCCAAGGAAGGCATAAATTTTATTTTGCGGAATATTCTGGCAAATCCGCGCATTCGCTATATAATTGTTTGCGGCACTGAACTTTCCGGATCCGGCAAAGCGCTGGTGGATTTTTTTGCCAAAGGCGTGGACAAAGACAATAATATTATCGGCAATGATTTTGCCGCGATCCATAAAGAAATTCCGCTTGAGGCGATCGAAATGGTGAGGAAAAATGTCAAATGCGAGAATCTTATTGGCGTCGCCGATGCGGAAAAGATCATCGAAAAGATCAAAAATTATAAGCCGGAAGGAAAACCTTTTTCCGAGCCGCAAACATTTCCTGAACCTAAAAATGATCTGGCGGTTTCTTTCCCCGGCGAAGATACCGTGTTTCCTATACGCCATAAATATATCGGCGGAGCGTGGCTTGAAATACTCAAGCATATCCAGCGCTTCGGTACGATCCGGAATAATTTTTATGGCGGCAGTGTGCGGGAAATTTTTAATATCGCGGCGGTCGTTACGGACGAGGATTCTTTCAATCCGAAAATATTTCCTTATATGCAAGTTTGCAAGAAAGAGATCGAGAAATATTGCCAGTATATTTTGAATGGCAATAAAGGGGATGAGGTTTATACTTATGGCGAGCGGCTTTGGAATTATAAGGGAATTAATCAAGTGGAAGACGTGATCATTCCATATTTAAAAAAATATCCGACTGATCGGGCGGCAGTGGCTATGATGTTTGATCTGGCGGTTGATCACAAGGCAAGCCGCGCGCCTTGTATGTGTATGGTGCAGGCCGCGACGCTCGGCGATAAATTGAATCTGACCGCGTATTTCCGAAGCCATGCGGTGTTTTCCGGTTGGGTGTTGAATGCGTTTGGCTTAAGGCGGTTGCAGAAATATATTGCCGATAAGCTAAATTTAAAAATTGGCACTTTGACCGTATTTTCCAATTGCGCGCATATTTACGATAATGAGTGGAGTGCGGCGGAAAAAATAGTCAAAGATCATGGCAATAATTTCGAGGTTATACTGGATCCGCGCGGATATTTTATGATCTCGTTGGATAAAAAAGAGATCGTGGCAAAACATTATTCGCCGGATGGAAGATTTTTGGAAGAATTCAGGCAGGACGGCATGATCCCAAAATCGGCGATGGCGCTGTATGCGAAGCTTGCCGCCGCCAATACTGTTTCCGTAATATCTCACGCTTTTGATCTTGGCGTAGAGCTGGAAAAAGCGGAATTCGCGATTAAATTGGGATTAGAATATTCGCAGGATAAAGAATTAAAATTTTAA
- a CDS encoding hemerythrin domain-containing protein, which yields MTNYKTQKPTDILKKDHKIIKDIIKVLEACAGSLEKGGKCDLDILNGSMNLIKNFNHKYHRRTEESVLFKIAEKKEAPWSGGDISSIIREHEEGAEQVRRVADLLRESVAAGIFSKKSKKAVVKNLYAYSSLLGSHLMQEEKTLYPVIESLLTNQEKKNILQSFERLAQEMKEIGDKERYTNSIKEYKKRLAI from the coding sequence ATGACTAATTATAAGACCCAGAAGCCAACTGATATTTTAAAAAAAGACCACAAGATCATCAAGGATATTATTAAAGTGCTGGAGGCATGCGCCGGTTCGCTTGAGAAAGGCGGAAAATGCGATTTAGACATATTGAACGGCAGTATGAATTTGATCAAGAATTTTAATCATAAATATCATCGGCGGACGGAGGAGAGCGTTTTGTTTAAAATCGCTGAGAAAAAAGAAGCGCCTTGGAGCGGAGGAGATATCAGTTCGATAATCAGAGAGCACGAGGAAGGTGCGGAACAAGTGCGGCGTGTCGCGGATCTTCTCAGGGAATCGGTCGCGGCGGGCATTTTCAGTAAAAAATCGAAAAAGGCCGTAGTAAAAAATTTATATGCCTATAGCTCGCTTTTGGGCAGCCATCTTATGCAGGAAGAAAAAACCCTATATCCGGTGATCGAGAGCTTGCTGACCAATCAAGAGAAAAAAAATATTTTACAAAGCTTTGAAAGACTGGCGCAAGAAATGAAGGAAATTGGAGACAAAGAACGATACACAAATTCGATCAAAGAGTATAAAAAAAGATTAGCCATTTAA
- the gatB gene encoding Asp-tRNA(Asn)/Glu-tRNA(Gln) amidotransferase subunit GatB, translating into MVYKPTIGLEIHVELKTNSKMFCGCANNALEKRPNFNICPVCTGQPGTLPLANKKAIELVVRAALALNCNINKFSKFDRKNYFYPDLPKGYQISQYDKPLSKEGYLDINITDYNGDINKSQIPNPKSQINSKLQTAKVKRVRITRIHLEEDTGKLLHPDNADYSLIDYNRAGAPLMELVTEPDIASSGEAKKFCQDLQLIFRYLDISDADMEKGQMRCEVNISLSDSDKLGTKAEIKNLNSFKAVEKSIEYEIVRQRKALTKGEKIVQETRGWDENKGVTFSQRAKEEAHDYRYFPEPDLPPIDFEKNTVADIEAIRNQLPELPEIKRKRFFEEYKLPASDIEVLVSNKKFAEYFEEAASELDSWIEDKNLPIKGKEHLRMIKMVVNYLIGDIQYLLANSKTEIGSIKITPENFAEFVTLVFEGKISSAAAKTVLAEMFANGSDPSNIIEAKELAQESGEDSLGAAADEAIKNNPGPAGDYKAGKTQALQFLVGQVMKISKGKANPKIAMELLKKKLG; encoded by the coding sequence ATGGTTTATAAACCTACTATCGGTTTGGAAATTCATGTTGAACTAAAAACAAACTCAAAAATGTTTTGCGGTTGCGCCAATAACGCGCTGGAAAAAAGGCCGAATTTTAATATTTGTCCTGTTTGCACCGGCCAGCCGGGAACTTTGCCCTTGGCAAATAAAAAAGCGATAGAGCTGGTGGTCAGGGCGGCTTTGGCTTTAAATTGTAATATAAATAAATTTTCAAAATTCGACCGAAAAAATTATTTTTATCCGGATCTGCCGAAAGGTTATCAGATCTCGCAATATGACAAGCCGTTGAGCAAAGAGGGATATCTTGATATTAATATCACAGATTATAATGGTGATATTAATAAATCCCAAATCCCAAATCCCAAATCCCAAATAAATTCTAAATTACAAACTGCAAAAGTTAAACGGGTGCGAATTACTAGAATACATCTGGAAGAAGATACGGGCAAATTATTGCATCCCGATAATGCCGATTATAGCTTGATCGATTATAATCGGGCCGGCGCTCCATTGATGGAATTGGTGACTGAGCCCGACATTGCTTCGTCCGGCGAAGCGAAGAAATTTTGCCAGGATCTTCAGCTGATCTTTCGTTATTTGGATATTTCCGACGCTGATATGGAAAAAGGGCAAATGCGCTGCGAGGTAAATATTTCTTTATCAGACAGCGATAAATTGGGAACAAAAGCGGAAATTAAAAATCTCAATTCTTTTAAAGCGGTGGAAAAATCCATTGAGTATGAGATTGTTCGCCAGAGAAAAGCGCTTACAAAAGGCGAAAAAATTGTTCAAGAAACTCGCGGTTGGGATGAAAACAAAGGCGTAACTTTTTCCCAGCGTGCCAAAGAAGAAGCTCATGATTATCGGTATTTTCCCGAACCCGATTTGCCGCCGATCGATTTTGAAAAAAACACAGTAGCCGATATTGAAGCGATAAGAAATCAGCTGCCGGAATTGCCGGAAATAAAAAGAAAAAGATTTTTTGAAGAATATAAATTGCCGGCCAGCGATATTGAAGTTTTGGTTTCAAATAAAAAATTCGCGGAATATTTCGAGGAAGCCGCTTCCGAATTGGATTCTTGGATCGAAGATAAAAATCTTCCAATAAAAGGCAAAGAGCATCTCCGAATGATCAAAATGGTCGTTAATTATTTGATTGGCGACATACAATATTTATTGGCGAATTCTAAAACGGAAATAGGTTCTATCAAGATCACGCCGGAAAATTTTGCGGAATTTGTCACTCTTGTTTTTGAAGGAAAAATTTCTTCAGCGGCGGCCAAGACGGTTTTGGCGGAAATGTTTGCCAATGGTTCGGATCCGTCGAATATTATTGAAGCAAAGGAGTTGGCGCAGGAAAGCGGGGAAGATTCTCTGGGCGCGGCGGCGGATGAAGCAATAAAAAATAACCCCGGTCCGGCGGGGGATTATAAGGCAGGCAAAACTCAGGCTTTGCAGTTTTTGGTGGGGCAGGTAATGAAGATCAGTAAAGGTAAGGCGAATCCCAAAATTGCAATGGAGTTGCTGAAGAAAAAATTGGGTTAA
- the miaA gene encoding tRNA (adenosine(37)-N6)-dimethylallyltransferase MiaA, which produces MSTKNKNLNAKEALKPLIIILGPTASGKSELALKLAKKFNSEIISADSRQIYKEMNIGTAKMPQDKKLIRLNGRLAKKSKNKKLKYILIRKTPHYLIDIIEPGEKFSVAKYKELAIKIIRDITRRGKIPILTGGTGLYISSIVDNIEIPKVKPNLSLRKKLENKSLVVLLKQLKKLDTAAFINIDKKNKRRIIRALEVAISTGKPFSAQKEKGAPLFDCLQIGLDIPREKLYKKIDDRVEKMFKTGLVNETKSLAKKYSWKLPAMSGIGYREIGMYLKSEITLEKTKELIKFATHNYVRRQMTWFKKDKKIKWVKPDSKNGFSKIVKTCKRFLNN; this is translated from the coding sequence ACCTCTTATTATCATCCTCGGCCCCACTGCTTCCGGAAAATCGGAACTAGCTTTGAAATTGGCCAAAAAATTCAATAGTGAGATCATTTCGGCAGATTCGCGCCAAATCTATAAAGAAATGAATATTGGAACCGCTAAAATGCCACAAGACAAAAAACTAATCCGCCTCAACGGCAGACTCGCCAAAAAATCAAAAAATAAAAAGTTAAAATATATTTTAATTAGAAAAACTCCGCATTATTTAATAGATATTATAGAACCTGGTGAGAAATTCTCTGTTGCTAAATATAAAGAATTAGCTATAAAAATAATCCGCGATATTACTCGCCGCGGAAAGATCCCGATCTTGACCGGCGGAACCGGACTTTATATTTCATCGATAGTGGATAATATTGAAATTCCAAAAGTCAAACCAAATTTATCTTTGCGAAAAAAATTAGAAAATAAATCCCTTGTTGTATTGCTAAAACAACTTAAAAAATTAGATACAGCTGCTTTTATCAATATTGATAAAAAAAACAAAAGACGCATAATCCGCGCCCTGGAAGTGGCCATCTCTACCGGCAAACCGTTTTCCGCTCAAAAAGAAAAAGGCGCGCCGCTTTTTGATTGTTTGCAAATTGGGCTTGATATTCCTCGTGAAAAATTATACAAAAAAATCGACGATCGGGTCGAAAAAATGTTTAAAACCGGATTGGTCAATGAAACAAAAAGTCTGGCAAAAAAATATTCATGGAAGCTTCCGGCAATGAGCGGCATCGGATACAGAGAAATCGGAATGTATTTGAAAAGCGAAATTACACTCGAAAAAACCAAAGAATTAATAAAATTTGCCACGCATAATTACGTGCGGCGCCAAATGACCTGGTTCAAGAAAGATAAAAAAATAAAATGGGTAAAACCGGATAGCAAAAACGGGTTTAGCAAAATCGTTAAAACCTGTAAACGGTTTTTAAATAATTAA